The Teredinibacter sp. KSP-S5-2 genomic interval GTGCGACCAGTGCATTGACCAAAGCTGAGCGAGACGCAAATGCGTTGGTATTACCGGCTGGTTTAAGCCTTTGGGATGCCAAGGATGTTGGGTCTGTTTATTCTATTACGCTGGATAGCTCTGGTTTCTCCCGTGTGGGCAAAAGCTCATCATCGAGTTCCAGTTCTTCTTCAAGTTCCAGCTCTTCTTCAAGCTCTAGTTCCTCGTCGAGTTCAAGTTCTTCTTCAAGCTCTAGTTCCTCATCGAGTTCCAGTTCTTCTTCAAGCTCTAGTTCATCATCGAGTTCCAGTTCTTCTTCAAGCTCTAGTTCCTCGTCGAGTTCCAGCTCTTCTTCAAGCTCTAGTTCTTCGTCGGGTTCGGGTTCTTCAACAAGTTCTAGTTCTTCTTCAAGCTCTAGTTCTTCGTCGGGTTCGGGTTCTTCAACAAGTTCTAGTTCTTCTTCAAGTTCAAGCAGTTCATCGAGCTCCAGTTCTTCATCAAGTTCCAGCTCATCGTCGAGCTCTGGTGGTTCTACTGATGGGGACGGTTCAAGCGGCGGCGGTAGTATTCCCGGTCATTATTTGTTGTTAGGTATGCTCTTGTTGATGATACGTTCAAGAAGAGTTAAAAAATAAATATATCTTGATCTGAGTTTCCCCTAAATATTTATCCTGCTTATATCAGGTGTAAATATTTAGGGGGATATTTGAATTTTAAGATGAGTTTGAGTGACATCTTCACAATGTTGGATGAAAAAAACAGGAACAAAAAAATCGTATCGTCCACAGAATCGCAGCACTGCGTTGCACACATTTTTTGTGTTAACAATTATGTTTCTAAATCTATTGCTCTTTTTTCGATTGCGTGTACCAGCCCTTCAAATAAATATGCATGAGCAGGCAGGCATGCGTACCAGTATGCAATTCCTGCTGGGCCTGCAGGGTGCCAATAAGCGGTTACGCTTAGACTCCTCATATTTTGGTGTTCGCGAATTTTAAATTCGAGCACGCCAGAGCCAGGGGCTTTCATTTCCATTCTTAGCGTAAGTGAGGCTTTGGGTTCTAATCCAATTACTCTCCAGCTATCAATGACATCGCCAACACGCAGAGTTTTATTATCACGTCGTCGCCTGCGAAAGCTGGGGCCGCCCAAAGGCCAATCGATAGCCCTGCGAATAAACCACAAATTTTCAGCAAAATAAAACCCTTGCTCGCCACCAAATTCCTGTACGGCTTGCCAAAGGCTTTCCCTGTTGGCGTGAGTTGTGATTTCATGACCGGCGCGTTTTGCGTAATAGGCGTGATTAAAATCGTAATTGCGACAGACATAGGAACCTTCCACCCAATGGGCAAGTTTGGCTCCATTTTTTTCCAGATTCAGGGCATCCTGAACGGCTTCTTCGAAGCTCAGTAAATCGTGCGGAAATATTTTTTTTATTTTGCTGTTGTTGGCAATGATGTCGTGTGCGAGGCCGTCAATTAACGCCCTGGCGATATTTGTTGGCACTGAGGTTACCAGCCTTAGCCAGTAGGATGACAACTTGGGGCTCAGAATGGGAACTCGGATCAATGAGAAAGATTTTTGTGCGATTCGTCCATAAGTACGCATCATTTGCTCATAGGTTAGGGTTTCAGATCCTCCGACATCATAGGTCTCACTGTGCGAAAAATCTTTCTCTGCTATGGCTGTAAGGTAATGGAGTAAATCTTTCAGGGCTATGGGGGTGGTCTTGGATTGAACCCAATGAGGGGTAATCATTAAGGGAAGATAATTGACCAAATCACGAATAACTTCGAATGCGGCCGAACCTGGGCCAACGATCATACCGGCACGAACTTCAATAATGGGAATCCCTGAACTGCGTAAAATCTCTCCCGTTTCCGCTCTACTTTTGAGATGTTCGGATTTTGGATCGTTCGGGATCAGCCCTCCCAGGTATATTACTTTCTTAACGCCTTTTTCCTTTGCTGCTTTGGCAAAATTTTGGGCAGCTTGTTTATCGATCTCC includes:
- a CDS encoding DUF2867 domain-containing protein, with product MTQDTDKRVLVLGASGYIGTYLTPELAKKGFTVRASARNKEVLAAREWNEVELVEADALSPHTLNKALTGIDTVFYLIHSMASGKKFAEIDKQAAQNFAKAAKEKGVKKVIYLGGLIPNDPKSEHLKSRAETGEILRSSGIPIIEVRAGMIVGPGSAAFEVIRDLVNYLPLMITPHWVQSKTTPIALKDLLHYLTAIAEKDFSHSETYDVGGSETLTYEQMMRTYGRIAQKSFSLIRVPILSPKLSSYWLRLVTSVPTNIARALIDGLAHDIIANNSKIKKIFPHDLLSFEEAVQDALNLEKNGAKLAHWVEGSYVCRNYDFNHAYYAKRAGHEITTHANRESLWQAVQEFGGEQGFYFAENLWFIRRAIDWPLGGPSFRRRRRDNKTLRVGDVIDSWRVIGLEPKASLTLRMEMKAPGSGVLEFKIREHQNMRSLSVTAYWHPAGPAGIAYWYACLPAHAYLFEGLVHAIEKRAIDLET